Proteins from a single region of Thermodesulfovibrionales bacterium:
- a CDS encoding MFS transporter, protein ALALVGWGVVSFLAVANSFIQLATPDSLRGRVMSVYTLVFLGMAPVGSSIMGAIAHAMGTPAAVAIGALACFAAVLSLAGHLKALGR, encoded by the coding sequence TGCTCTCGCACTCGTCGGATGGGGGGTCGTGAGCTTTCTCGCTGTTGCGAACAGCTTCATCCAGCTCGCAACACCTGACAGCCTCAGAGGCAGGGTTATGAGCGTCTATACCCTTGTCTTTCTCGGAATGGCGCCCGTCGGAAGCTCGATCATGGGGGCAATCGCCCACGCCATGGGTACGCCGGCAGCAGTAGCTATCGGCGCACTTGCCTGTTTTGCGGCTGTCCTCTCCCTGGCAGGACACCTGAAGGCCCTTGGCCGGTGA